In Cytobacillus luteolus, one DNA window encodes the following:
- the hutP gene encoding hut operon transcriptional regulator HutP, whose product MDVKPDHRIGKNAMHLALFGPDEVNQEYIKDLRIQGFVFCQGKTGSMETNKIVAAIETAAKRNGVIENDVYRETHALYHAIMEALHGVTRGQVLLGTVLRSVGLSFSVVRGKPYQSDAEGEWIAVALYGTIGAPVKGAEHEAIGLGINHI is encoded by the coding sequence ATGGATGTAAAACCAGATCATCGAATTGGCAAAAATGCCATGCACTTAGCACTTTTCGGTCCAGACGAGGTTAATCAGGAATATATTAAAGATTTAAGAATACAAGGTTTTGTATTCTGCCAGGGTAAAACAGGTTCAATGGAAACCAATAAGATTGTGGCTGCAATTGAAACCGCTGCCAAGAGAAATGGCGTCATTGAAAATGATGTGTATCGTGAAACGCATGCCTTATATCATGCAATTATGGAGGCACTACACGGTGTAACAAGAGGGCAAGTTCTTCTTGGAACAGTCTTGAGATCCGTTGGCTTAAGTTTTTCTGTAGTTAGAGGAAAGCCTTACCAATCAGATGCTGAAGGAGAATGGATTGCAGTTGCACTCTATGGAACCATCGGAGCTCCGGTAAAAGGGGCCGAACACGAGGCAATTGGCCTTGGAATAAATCATATATAA
- the hutH gene encoding histidine ammonia-lyase codes for MKLTGNSLTIDKAQKVIYEFEIVEVPENVWDQVEASRKAVDDIVEDKRVVYGITTGFGKFSDVYIDQCDVDELQLNLIRSHACGVGEPFPEHVSRAMVMLRVNALLKGFSGIRREAVELLIDLLNHRIHPVVPQQGSLGASGDLAPLSHIALCLVGEGEVVYQSERMTTAKAFEMAGLQPISLKAKEGLALINGTQAMTAMGLINYIEAANLALQADTIAALTLEGLQGIVDAFDEDIHTARGYKEQIEVAERIRSFIDGSKLTTRQGEIRVQDAYSLRCIPQVHGASLQVLGYVREKLEIEMNAATDNPLIFDGGNKVLSGGNFHGQPIAFAMDFLKIGMAELANISERRIERMVNPQLNDLPPFLSPQPGLQSGAMIMQYAAASLVSENKTLAHPASVDSIPSSANQEDHVSMGTIGSRHAYQIIANVRRVLAIELMCAMQAVEYRGIENMAPLTRSVFEEGRKMVPSITKDRVFSADIERLTKWLLKTNFKTLLDEKKSISSAQIQH; via the coding sequence ATGAAACTTACAGGAAATTCATTAACCATTGATAAAGCACAAAAAGTGATCTACGAGTTTGAAATAGTAGAAGTTCCAGAAAATGTATGGGACCAAGTGGAAGCAAGTCGAAAAGCGGTTGATGACATCGTCGAAGACAAAAGAGTAGTTTATGGAATTACTACTGGGTTTGGTAAGTTCAGTGATGTATATATAGACCAGTGTGATGTAGACGAATTACAACTAAATTTAATTCGTAGCCATGCGTGTGGGGTAGGCGAACCATTTCCGGAGCATGTTTCAAGAGCAATGGTAATGCTCCGAGTTAATGCCCTATTAAAAGGTTTCTCAGGGATTCGTAGGGAGGCTGTTGAGTTATTAATTGATTTATTAAATCACAGAATACATCCAGTCGTACCACAGCAAGGTTCATTAGGAGCTAGTGGTGATTTAGCCCCTCTATCACATATTGCCTTATGCTTAGTAGGGGAAGGGGAAGTTGTATATCAAAGCGAGAGAATGACAACGGCTAAAGCGTTTGAGATGGCAGGTTTACAGCCGATCTCATTAAAGGCGAAGGAAGGTTTAGCGTTAATCAATGGTACTCAAGCTATGACAGCGATGGGCTTGATTAATTACATTGAAGCTGCAAACTTAGCTTTACAAGCGGATACGATTGCGGCTTTAACATTAGAAGGTTTACAAGGAATTGTTGATGCCTTTGATGAAGATATCCATACAGCAAGAGGCTATAAGGAACAAATTGAAGTAGCCGAGCGAATTCGTAGTTTTATAGACGGCAGTAAATTAACAACAAGGCAAGGTGAGATTAGAGTTCAGGATGCTTATTCCTTGAGGTGTATACCTCAAGTACATGGGGCGTCACTTCAAGTATTAGGCTATGTTAGAGAAAAGTTAGAAATTGAAATGAATGCTGCAACCGATAATCCACTTATTTTTGATGGTGGTAATAAAGTGCTGTCAGGCGGGAACTTTCATGGACAGCCAATCGCCTTTGCAATGGACTTTCTAAAAATAGGAATGGCTGAGTTAGCAAACATCTCGGAGCGACGAATTGAACGGATGGTTAACCCACAGCTAAATGATTTGCCGCCATTCCTAAGTCCACAGCCTGGATTACAATCTGGAGCTATGATTATGCAATATGCAGCGGCCTCTCTTGTGTCAGAAAATAAAACACTGGCTCATCCGGCAAGTGTTGATTCTATTCCATCCTCAGCCAACCAAGAGGATCATGTGAGTATGGGAACAATCGGTTCGAGACATGCTTATCAAATTATTGCTAATGTCCGAAGGGTATTAGCAATTGAGTTGATGTGTGCTATGCAAGCCGTTGAATATCGCGGAATAGAGAATATGGCACCACTTACGCGTAGTGTTTTTGAAGAGGGGCGTAAAATGGTTCCTTCGATTACCAAGGACCGTGTGTTTTCAGCAGATATTGAAAGATTAACAAAATGGTTATTGAAAACTAACTTTAAAACACTTTTAGATGAAAAAAAAAGCATAAGTAGTGCCCAAATACAGCATTAA
- a CDS encoding acyl-CoA dehydrogenase family protein, producing MHLRLTEEQRMVQKTIRRFVENELMPLENDVLRNEREGRPSLPPGKIEELQLKAKEFGFWGINTPAEYGGADLGQMMLALVTMETSKTFVPFRFGGSADNILYYANDEQKEKYLLPTINGEKKSCFAMTEPDAGSDTRNIKMTAVKDGNEWVLNGEKTFITGGNEADFVMVIAITDKERHQATGREGVTCFIVDREMGWKSEFIPTMGEGGPAGLVFDNVRVPESHILGEIHGGYKLGLEWIGFARWIVGARAVGAAERLLQMAIDYSKERITFGEPIAERQAIQWMIADSATEIEAARWLTLNAAFTLDQGEDNRHLASIAKLYGSNMGNRVVDRVLQIHGGMGYTKELPIERWYREARLWRIYDGTDEIQRLIIARNLLKGNVKVGQFI from the coding sequence ATGCACTTACGTTTGACTGAGGAACAGCGAATGGTTCAGAAAACGATCCGTAGGTTTGTTGAGAATGAATTAATGCCTCTGGAAAATGATGTTCTTAGAAATGAGAGAGAAGGAAGACCAAGCCTACCGCCTGGAAAGATTGAAGAGCTTCAGCTTAAAGCAAAGGAATTTGGTTTCTGGGGAATTAATACTCCTGCTGAATATGGAGGGGCAGATCTTGGGCAAATGATGTTAGCTCTCGTAACAATGGAAACGTCAAAAACCTTCGTGCCCTTTAGATTTGGTGGCTCAGCCGACAACATTCTTTATTACGCAAATGATGAACAGAAAGAAAAATACCTACTTCCAACGATTAACGGTGAGAAAAAATCATGTTTTGCGATGACAGAACCGGATGCAGGTTCAGATACGAGAAACATTAAGATGACTGCAGTTAAGGATGGCAATGAATGGGTATTAAATGGTGAAAAAACATTTATAACAGGTGGAAATGAAGCCGACTTTGTAATGGTCATTGCAATCACGGACAAAGAAAGGCACCAAGCGACTGGAAGAGAGGGTGTAACTTGTTTCATAGTTGACCGTGAAATGGGCTGGAAGTCAGAGTTTATCCCGACAATGGGAGAGGGAGGACCAGCTGGTTTAGTGTTCGATAATGTCCGAGTTCCTGAGAGTCACATATTAGGAGAAATTCATGGAGGCTATAAGTTAGGACTAGAGTGGATTGGTTTTGCAAGATGGATTGTCGGGGCACGCGCAGTTGGAGCTGCTGAGAGATTACTTCAAATGGCGATTGATTACTCGAAGGAACGAATCACATTTGGAGAACCAATCGCCGAAAGACAAGCCATTCAATGGATGATTGCGGACTCTGCTACAGAGATTGAAGCGGCAAGATGGCTTACTTTAAATGCGGCTTTCACGCTTGATCAAGGTGAGGATAACCGTCATCTAGCTTCGATAGCAAAACTATATGGATCAAATATGGGAAATAGAGTAGTAGACCGAGTCCTTCAAATCCATGGCGGAATGGGTTACACAAAAGAACTTCCAATTGAGCGTTGGTACCGTGAGGCAAGGTTATGGAGAATTTATGATGGAACAGATGAAATTCAGCGTTTAATTATTGCTCGTAATCTATTAAAAGGAAATGTAAAGGTTGGGCAATTTATTTAA
- a CDS encoding SDR family NAD(P)-dependent oxidoreductase, whose translation MTSRFTGRVAFVTGGSRGIGKAIVEQFAGEGAKVAIIDVNEEALTETAAELREKGYEVFAKVANVVDAAQVEAAMEEVVSEFGSLDILVNNAGVIRDNLLFKMTESDWDTVMDVHLKGSFNATKAAQKYMVEQKYGRIINISSTSALGNRGQANYATAKAGLQGLTKTLAIELGKYGITANSVAPGFIETEMTKETAARIGIPFEELIKYSVAQIPVGRSGKPTDIANAVAFFADERSSFVSGQVMYVAGGPKN comes from the coding sequence ATGACAAGTAGATTTACAGGAAGAGTGGCATTTGTAACAGGTGGGAGTAGAGGGATTGGTAAAGCAATTGTTGAACAATTTGCAGGAGAAGGAGCAAAGGTTGCCATTATTGATGTAAATGAAGAAGCTTTAACAGAAACAGCAGCTGAATTAAGGGAAAAAGGTTATGAAGTTTTTGCAAAGGTTGCCAATGTTGTTGATGCCGCACAAGTTGAAGCTGCGATGGAAGAAGTAGTCTCTGAGTTTGGATCTCTTGATATACTCGTAAATAATGCAGGTGTTATTCGTGACAATCTTTTATTTAAAATGACTGAATCAGACTGGGATACCGTAATGGATGTTCATTTAAAAGGCTCGTTTAATGCAACGAAAGCAGCTCAGAAATACATGGTAGAACAAAAGTACGGTAGAATTATTAACATATCTTCTACATCTGCCCTCGGAAACCGCGGTCAGGCAAATTATGCTACGGCAAAAGCAGGACTTCAAGGTTTAACGAAAACATTGGCCATTGAATTAGGTAAGTATGGAATTACAGCAAACTCTGTTGCACCGGGTTTTATTGAAACAGAAATGACAAAGGAAACAGCAGCGAGAATTGGTATTCCTTTTGAGGAGTTAATTAAATATAGTGTAGCCCAAATACCAGTAGGGCGCAGTGGCAAACCAACTGATATCGCTAATGCAGTAGCCTTTTTTGCTGATGAAAGATCATCTTTTGTGAGTGGTCAAGTGATGTATGTTGCTGGTGGGCCTAAAAACTAA
- a CDS encoding MaoC family dehydratase N-terminal domain-containing protein, with protein sequence MLKEAVGKRSNPVKNIIERGAVKKFAESIGDLHPLFIDEDTGKNSRYQQNIAPPTFPRVLDYGTIEGFNLPNKGLIHGEQVYHYNRPLLVGEEVQCYTEVESVYERSGSQGSMIFLVLKNYGDDIEGNNIFSEKMVIIINEAVRKAMGL encoded by the coding sequence ATGTTAAAAGAGGCAGTTGGGAAACGCTCAAATCCAGTAAAAAATATTATTGAACGTGGTGCTGTAAAGAAATTTGCAGAGTCAATCGGAGACCTTCACCCCTTATTCATTGATGAGGATACAGGTAAAAATTCAAGATATCAGCAAAATATAGCACCTCCAACTTTTCCAAGGGTTTTAGATTATGGGACAATCGAGGGATTTAACCTCCCTAATAAGGGATTGATTCATGGTGAACAGGTCTACCATTATAATCGACCACTATTAGTTGGCGAGGAAGTTCAGTGCTATACAGAGGTTGAAAGTGTATACGAAAGGTCGGGTAGCCAAGGTTCTATGATATTTTTAGTTTTAAAAAATTACGGTGATGACATAGAGGGTAATAACATTTTTAGTGAGAAAATGGTTATTATCATCAATGAGGCTGTAAGAAAGGCGATGGGATTATGA
- a CDS encoding MaoC/PaaZ C-terminal domain-containing protein: MKTIEVFQVGESLEEVQLSPVTRIDLIKYAGASGDYNPIHTIDEEATKVGLPGIIAHGMWTMGNLSKLFTPYLEEGFIENYTIRFRGMVFLKDVITLKAKVVETAENKVHFDVAAVNQDGAPVIKGKVVFSKYL, encoded by the coding sequence ATGAAAACGATAGAAGTGTTTCAAGTCGGCGAATCCTTAGAAGAAGTTCAATTATCACCTGTAACTAGAATTGACTTAATAAAATATGCTGGTGCTTCAGGTGATTATAATCCTATTCATACGATTGATGAGGAAGCAACCAAGGTAGGGTTACCTGGAATCATTGCACATGGAATGTGGACAATGGGGAATCTATCAAAGTTATTTACTCCATATCTTGAGGAAGGTTTTATTGAAAATTACACAATCCGATTTAGGGGTATGGTTTTTCTAAAAGATGTGATTACATTGAAAGCGAAAGTTGTTGAGACTGCTGAAAATAAAGTTCATTTTGATGTAGCGGCTGTAAATCAAGATGGTGCCCCAGTGATAAAAGGTAAGGTTGTATTTTCTAAATATTTGTAA
- a CDS encoding methionine aminopeptidase, protein MGILNSVSDWFAARHERRVLEMESLGRCPMCNGKGFNSFSMYEYYYAEPVECAGCYGSGNYTDWYDGNEQ, encoded by the coding sequence ATGGGTATTTTAAACTCTGTATCTGATTGGTTTGCGGCAAGGCATGAACGAAGAGTACTTGAGATGGAATCATTAGGGCGTTGCCCGATGTGTAATGGAAAAGGCTTTAATTCATTTTCAATGTATGAATATTATTATGCTGAGCCAGTGGAATGCGCAGGATGTTACGGAAGTGGTAATTACACGGATTGGTATGATGGGAACGAACAATAA
- a CDS encoding ABC-F family ATP-binding cassette domain-containing protein, which translates to MSIVNVENLTHYFGDKLIFKDIEFRLLNLERVGLVGPNGAGKSTLLQILTGSIQPDKGKIDYHPNVRIGYLEQHIDLTEGMTIKEYLQSAFKYLYEAEQEMLELSSKMGGLEGEELEQLLKRFAEVQQLLESHDFYMLDPRIEEVASGLGITALGMDTDVSHLSGGQRTKLLLAKLLLEEPGILMLDEPTNYLDFEHIEWLKDYLKNYPRSFILISHDTSFLNEVVNVIYHLEHKQLTRYIGNYNKFEEAYELRKHQIFTAYDRQQAEIKKLETYIQKNKVRASTSRQAKDRERKLMKIDRIEKPSLSPRPRFSFNVSERPGNVVLEVKSLEIGYVKPLLPPFSFKLQRGEKVAITGYNGIGKSTTLKTFIGEVTPLKGTVSFGSNVNPSYFAQEWNTTSEQTPLEFIWSLHEKMTQKEVRRVLAKSGLKTDHIYQPLQSLSGGEQTRVRLCQLMLERSNWLILDEPTNHLDFQAKEALAIALEKYEGTIIVVSHEPEFYKSWVTQVWDLEQWQLK; encoded by the coding sequence ATGAGTATAGTAAATGTTGAGAACTTAACACACTATTTTGGTGATAAATTAATTTTTAAAGATATAGAATTCAGACTGCTAAATTTAGAAAGAGTAGGATTAGTTGGACCAAATGGTGCTGGCAAGTCAACACTTCTACAGATTTTAACTGGATCTATCCAACCTGATAAAGGAAAGATTGACTATCATCCAAATGTACGGATTGGGTACTTAGAGCAGCATATAGACTTAACTGAAGGTATGACTATCAAAGAGTATTTGCAAAGTGCTTTTAAATACTTATATGAAGCTGAGCAAGAAATGTTGGAACTCTCTAGTAAAATGGGAGGACTTGAGGGGGAAGAACTAGAACAGCTTTTAAAGAGATTTGCAGAAGTGCAACAGTTACTTGAAAGTCATGACTTTTATATGCTTGATCCTAGGATTGAAGAAGTTGCCAGTGGGTTAGGGATCACTGCGTTAGGAATGGACACAGATGTCAGTCATCTCAGCGGTGGTCAACGGACAAAGCTGTTGCTTGCTAAACTACTACTTGAGGAACCTGGAATTTTAATGCTCGATGAACCTACGAACTACCTTGATTTTGAGCATATAGAATGGTTGAAGGATTATTTGAAAAATTACCCTAGATCATTTATTTTAATATCCCATGATACCTCCTTTTTGAATGAAGTGGTGAATGTGATTTATCATTTAGAACATAAGCAATTAACACGATATATTGGAAATTATAATAAATTTGAAGAGGCTTATGAATTAAGAAAGCACCAAATTTTCACTGCTTATGATCGACAACAGGCAGAGATTAAGAAATTAGAAACATATATTCAAAAAAATAAGGTGAGGGCTTCAACGTCTAGGCAGGCAAAAGATCGTGAAAGGAAACTCATGAAAATAGACCGAATTGAAAAACCTTCACTTAGTCCTAGGCCTAGATTCTCATTTAATGTGAGTGAGCGACCAGGTAATGTCGTCCTGGAGGTAAAAAGTTTAGAGATAGGCTATGTAAAACCACTATTACCGCCATTTTCCTTCAAGTTGCAGCGGGGGGAGAAGGTTGCGATTACTGGTTATAACGGTATTGGTAAATCAACAACATTAAAAACATTTATTGGTGAAGTGACACCACTAAAAGGAACTGTTTCTTTTGGATCAAATGTCAATCCTTCCTATTTTGCACAGGAGTGGAATACGACTAGTGAACAAACGCCACTTGAATTTATTTGGTCACTTCATGAAAAAATGACTCAAAAAGAAGTACGGCGAGTTTTAGCAAAAAGTGGTTTAAAGACTGACCATATTTATCAACCACTTCAGTCCTTAAGTGGTGGTGAGCAAACAAGGGTTAGACTTTGTCAGCTAATGTTAGAACGCAGTAATTGGCTTATTTTGGATGAACCAACAAACCATCTAGATTTTCAAGCTAAAGAAGCATTAGCAATTGCATTAGAAAAATATGAAGGAACAATCATAGTTGTATCCCACGAACCAGAATTCTATAAAAGTTGGGTGACACAAGTATGGGATTTAGAACAATGGCAACTGAAATAA
- a CDS encoding CAP domain-containing protein, which produces MGRENNVVIEEEMGTTSISNDKTNIPSSKFPHTKAVLIQEAKFKFVKSGEGQGQGKAQGQGNRNFKFLTGAQGKHGATGQQQQPAQKQEQQQPAQQQEQQQPAQQQEQQQPAQQQEQQQPAQQQEQQQPAQQQEQQQPAQQQEQQQPAQQEQPAQEQETAKQAPAQGISQAEQKVIDLTNAERRKAGLPDLKADTSLSNVAREKSNDMQKNNYFSHTSPTYGSPFDMMRDFGVSYKTAGENIAQGQQTPEQVVQAWMNSEGHRKNIMSKDFTHIGVGYQQSGHHWTQMFIGK; this is translated from the coding sequence ATGGGTCGTGAAAATAATGTTGTGATTGAAGAGGAAATGGGTACAACTTCAATTTCAAATGATAAAACAAATATCCCGAGCTCAAAGTTTCCACATACAAAAGCAGTATTAATTCAAGAAGCAAAGTTTAAGTTTGTGAAGTCAGGTGAAGGTCAAGGTCAAGGCAAAGCACAAGGCCAAGGTAACCGTAACTTTAAATTTTTAACTGGTGCACAAGGGAAACATGGTGCAACAGGTCAACAGCAGCAACCAGCGCAAAAACAAGAGCAACAACAACCAGCACAGCAACAAGAGCAACAACAACCAGCACAGCAACAAGAGCAACAACAACCAGCACAGCAACAAGAGCAACAACAACCAGCACAACAACAAGAGCAACAACAGCCAGCGCAGCAACAGGAGCAACAACAGCCAGCACAGCAACAAGAGCAGCAGCAACCAGCTCAACAAGAACAACCGGCACAAGAGCAAGAAACAGCAAAACAAGCTCCTGCACAGGGCATTAGCCAGGCAGAGCAAAAAGTAATTGATTTAACGAATGCAGAAAGAAGAAAAGCGGGCTTACCTGACTTAAAAGCAGATACATCATTAAGCAATGTTGCTAGAGAAAAGTCGAATGATATGCAAAAGAATAACTACTTCTCACATACAAGTCCAACGTATGGATCACCATTTGATATGATGAGGGATTTCGGTGTTAGCTATAAAACTGCTGGGGAGAACATTGCGCAAGGCCAACAAACTCCAGAGCAAGTTGTACAAGCGTGGATGAACAGTGAAGGACACCGTAAAAACATTATGAGCAAAGACTTTACACATATCGGTGTTGGGTACCAACAAAGTGGGCACCATTGGACACAAATGTTTATCGGAAAATAA
- a CDS encoding 3'-5' exonuclease yields the protein MADTKQFVFFDFEMLCSNRGMPFEKMEAIRLGAVIYNIETKETAFFDRFIKPLSNEPLSVFCRKLTGISDTDLVGANCFSVVFEEFLTWVGGIKKSRFFSWSKSDLMRLRLDAMLHKLPETTISKIEKRYVDFQDIFTKRVTKTNYSVENALKLYDLSFFGDAHNPMYDAFNTLRIYLEFLNNPFKSDLIMLHHYVFEGKEYKYEQIHREIKNQFNEDCAIYFSELRDMYRMKDAYKVIKRTKKLVDKYENIVVNRANIFSEQLSIKITIFIRFYHDLLLSYEEHAAYASKIMILDDYMMKSHKDQLLKQG from the coding sequence TTGGCAGATACAAAGCAATTTGTCTTTTTTGACTTTGAAATGCTTTGTTCCAATCGAGGAATGCCTTTTGAGAAGATGGAGGCAATTCGTCTTGGAGCAGTAATCTATAACATAGAAACAAAGGAAACGGCATTTTTCGACCGTTTTATAAAACCTTTAAGTAATGAACCTCTTTCAGTTTTTTGTAGGAAGTTAACAGGGATATCAGATACGGATTTGGTAGGTGCTAACTGTTTTTCAGTTGTGTTTGAGGAATTTTTAACCTGGGTAGGCGGAATAAAGAAGTCTCGTTTCTTTTCATGGTCCAAGAGTGATTTGATGCGCTTGAGACTTGATGCAATGTTACATAAATTACCTGAGACGACTATTTCTAAAATTGAAAAAAGATATGTTGATTTTCAAGACATTTTCACAAAGCGAGTAACCAAAACAAACTATTCAGTAGAGAATGCCCTTAAACTTTACGACCTTTCATTTTTTGGTGATGCACATAATCCTATGTATGATGCTTTTAACACCCTTCGGATCTATTTGGAGTTTCTTAATAATCCTTTCAAATCTGATCTTATAATGCTTCATCATTATGTATTTGAAGGGAAAGAGTATAAATACGAGCAAATCCACAGAGAAATAAAAAACCAGTTTAATGAGGACTGTGCTATCTATTTTTCAGAACTTCGTGATATGTATCGAATGAAGGATGCATATAAGGTTATTAAGAGGACAAAGAAGCTAGTTGATAAATATGAAAATATTGTTGTAAACCGAGCAAACATTTTTTCAGAACAATTGAGTATCAAAATCACTATTTTTATACGGTTTTATCATGATCTTCTTCTTTCCTATGAAGAACATGCTGCGTATGCTTCAAAAATTATGATCTTAGATGATTATATGATGAAGTCACACAAAGACCAACTCCTGAAGCAAGGATAA
- a CDS encoding alpha/beta hydrolase: protein MNLVFRKSFNFKRIVTFTALSILLIISLFISSAILIGYKVTNPMIKDIDQVPTDYGLEYEEIKIYNVMDNITLSGWWIPTKNTPILQNEKAVIFAHGYGYNRTKMPFDSLELAKRLSNEGYHVLMFDFRNSGLSEKSPTTIGYKEKTDLLSAINFSSYEKGVKNIALMGWSMGAATSILAGIESEEVKAVIADSAFADLATYTRESFSYWTGLPEFLAVGFTTIAEYLFPEFKISEVKPIAVADDYPPGKGLFFIHSKKDGAIPYSQSQLLHESSQNSELWMPPKGGHIRSYKHFKEEYEEKVLLFLDNYFLRENIVDRPFYLIS, encoded by the coding sequence ATGAATTTAGTATTCCGGAAAAGTTTTAACTTTAAAAGAATTGTAACATTTACAGCACTTTCTATTTTACTAATAATTTCATTATTTATTTCTTCTGCCATTTTAATTGGGTATAAAGTTACAAATCCAATGATAAAGGATATTGACCAAGTTCCAACAGATTATGGGTTAGAGTATGAAGAAATAAAAATCTACAATGTCATGGACAATATAACACTTAGTGGATGGTGGATCCCAACAAAAAATACACCTATTTTACAAAATGAAAAAGCGGTTATCTTTGCTCATGGTTATGGATATAACCGAACTAAGATGCCTTTTGATAGCTTAGAATTGGCGAAGCGTTTATCAAATGAGGGGTACCATGTTCTGATGTTTGACTTCAGAAACTCAGGGCTTTCTGAAAAAAGTCCTACTACCATCGGCTACAAGGAAAAAACCGATTTATTAAGTGCTATTAACTTTTCGAGTTATGAAAAAGGGGTTAAAAATATTGCTTTAATGGGTTGGTCAATGGGTGCTGCAACTTCTATTTTAGCAGGGATCGAATCAGAAGAAGTGAAGGCTGTTATCGCGGATAGTGCCTTTGCTGACCTTGCAACTTATACAAGAGAGAGCTTCTCTTACTGGACTGGATTACCTGAGTTTTTAGCAGTTGGATTTACAACAATTGCTGAATACTTGTTCCCAGAATTTAAAATAAGTGAGGTTAAGCCAATTGCAGTAGCGGACGATTATCCGCCTGGTAAAGGTCTCTTCTTTATTCATAGTAAAAAAGATGGAGCAATCCCTTATAGTCAGTCTCAATTATTACATGAAAGTTCACAGAATAGTGAATTATGGATGCCTCCGAAGGGTGGGCATATCCGAAGCTATAAGCATTTTAAAGAAGAATACGAGGAAAAAGTTTTGCTGTTCTTAGATAACTATTTCTTACGTGAAAACATCGTAGACCGTCCATTTTATTTAATTTCGTAG